From Mycobacterium cookii:
GTCGGCTGCGTGAGTCATTCGGCGGCGGCAAGCCTGCGCCGGAGAAAACCTCCGGCAACGGCGCGGCGGCCGCAAAGCCCGCCGCCAAGAGTGCGGCCCCGGCGGCCAAGCCGGCCGCCCCCAAACCGGCCGCACCCCCGGCTCCCGAACCGGCCGCTCCACCACCGGCCCCGGCGCCCGAACAGCCGCAGGCCGGTGCGGCACCCAGCCCGGCACGTCCCGGACCCACGCCCGGCCCGCGCCCGGCGGCCCCCAAGCCGGCCGCGCGCACCCCACGGGTGGGCAACAACCCGTTCTCGTCGGCGCAGCCCGTCGAACGCCCCGCCATGCCGCGTCCGCAAGCGCCGCGTCCTGGTGCTCCTCGTCCCGGCGGCGCCTCACCAGGCAACATGCCGCCGCGTCCGGCCGCAGCCGGTCGCCCGCCGCGTCCCGGTGGTCCCCGTCCCGGTGGCCCCGGCGGTCGGCCGGGCGGCGCTCCCGCGGGCGGACGCCCGGGCGGTGGCGGTGGCGGCGGTAACTACCGCGGCGGTGGCGGTGGCGGTGGCGGCGGAGTCGGTGCCCCTCCCGGCGGTGGTGGCGGCGGTTTCCGCGGTCGTCCCGGCGGCGGCGGTGGTGGACGGCCAGGCCAGCGCGGCGGCGCTGCCGGTGCCTTCGGCCGCCCCGGCGGTGCACCGCGGCGTGGTCGCAAGTCGAAACGGGCGAAACGCGCTGAATACGAGAACATGCAGGCGCCGGTCGTCGGTGGCGTGCGGTTGCCGCACGGCAACGGCGAGACCATCCGGCTGGCCCGCGGTGCATCGCTGTCGGACTTCGCCGAGAAGATCGACGCCAACCCGGCCTCGCTGGTGCAGGCGTTGTTCAACCTCGGCGAGATGGTGACCGCCACTCAGTCGGTTGGTGACGAGACGCTCGAACTGCTGGGCAGCGAGATGAATTACGTCGTCCAGGTCGTCAGCCCCGAGGACGAGGACCGCGAGCTGCTGGAGTCCTTCGACCTGACCTACGGCGAGGACGAAGGCGGCGAGGAGGACCTCGAACAGCGTCCGCCGGTGGTGACCGTGATGGGTCACGTCGACCACGGTAAAACCCGCCTGCTGGACACCATCCGTAATGCCAGCGTCCGCGAGGGCGAGGCCGGCGGCATCACCCAGCACATCGGTGCCTACCAGGTGGGCGTCGATTTCGAGGGCAGCGAGCGGCTGATCACCTTCATCGACACCCCGGGTCACGAGGCGTTCACCGCCATGCGTGCCCGCGGTGCCAAGGCCACCGACATCGCGATCCTGGTGGTCGCCGCCGACGACGGCGTCATGCCGCAGACGGTGGAGGCGATCAACCACGCCCAAGCGGCCGACGTGCCAATTGTGGTGGCGGTCAACAAGATTGACAAAGAGGGCGCCGACCCGGCCAAGATCCGGGCTCAGCTCACCGAATACGGTTTGGTGGCAGAGGATTTCGGTGGCGACACGATGTTCGTCGACATCTCCGCGAAGGCCGGCACCAATATCGAGGCACTGGAAGAGGCGGTGCTGCTGACCGCCGACGCCGCCCTGGACCTGCGGGCCAACCCCGACATGGAAGCCCAGGGTGTGGCCATCGAAGCGCACCTCGACCGCGGTCGCGGTCCTGTGGCCACCGTGCTGATCCAGCGCGGCACGCTGCGGGTCGGCGACTCGATCGTCGCAGGCGACGCGTATGGCCGCGTTCGACGGATGGTCGACGAGCACGGTGAGGACGTCCACGAGGCCCTGCCCTCGCGGCCGGTCCAGGTCATCGGCTTCACGTCGGTGCCCGGCGCCGGTGACAACCTGCTCGTTGTCGACGAGGACCGGATCGCCCGCCAGATCGCCGATCGCCGCAGCGCCCGCAAGCGCAACGCGCTGGCGGCACGTTCTCGCAAGCGCATCAGCCTGGACGATCTGGATGCCGCGCTCAAGGAGACCAGTCAGCTGAACCTGATCCTCAAGGGCGACAACTCCGGAACCGTCGAGGCTCTGGAGGAAGCCCTGCTGGGTATCGAGATCGACGACGAGGTGGAACTGCGCGTCATCGACCGCGGTGTCGGTGGCGTCACCGAGACCAACGTCAACCTGGCGTCGGCATCGGACGCGATCATCATCGGGTTCAACGTCCGTGCGGAGGGCAAGGCCACCGAGCTGGCCAACCGCGAGGGCGTCGACATCCGCTACTACTCGGTCATCTACCAGGCGATCGACGAGATCCAGAGTGCGCTGAAGGGCATGCTCAAGCCGATCTACGAGGAGAACCAGCTGGGCCTCGCCGAGATTCGCGCGCTGTTCCGGTCGTCGAAGGTCGGCATCATCGCCGGTTGCCTGGTCACCTCCGGCGTGATGCGCCGCAACGCCAAGGCCCGGTTGCTGCGGGACAACATCGTGGTGGCCGAGAACCTCACGGTGTCCTCGCTGCGACGGGAGAAGGACGATGTCACCGAGGTCCGCGACGGTTACGAATGCGGTCTGACGTTGACATACTCCGACCTCAAAGAGGGCGACGTCATCGAGACCTACGAGCTCGTCGAGAAGGAACGCTCCTGACCATGAGCTCCGACACCCTGAGCCTGCGGCATGGCTGATCCGGCGCGGGCGCGCCGGCTGGCCAAGCGGATCTCCGAGATCGTCGCAACGGCGATCGAGTACGAGATCAAAGATCCGGGGCTGACCGGCATCACCATCATCGATGCCAAGCTGACCGGGGATCTGCACGACGCGACGCTGTTCTACACCGTGCTCGGCGCGACGCTGGACGACGAGCCCGACTACGCCGGCGCCGCTGCGGCGTTGGAGCGGGCAAAGGGCGTGCTGCGCAGCAAAGTTGGGGCAGGCACCGGTGTGCGCTTCACGCCGACATTGACGTTCACCCGTGACACGGTGTCAGATTCCGTGCAGCGGATGGAGGAATTGCTGGCTCGTGCGCGTGCGGCCGACGCCGACGTGGCTCGAGTTCGGGCGGGGGCCACGCCCGCTGGCGACGCCGATCCGTACCGGACGTCCGGCGATGATGACGACGACGAAGTAGGGGAGTTTGATCCGGTCGGCGACGATGCGGGCCGTGAAGCGGCCCGAGGAGGAACCGGGCAATTCGATCCGGGGGCACCAACCGCTAACGGGGAAGGCGCCGATGACGACGATCAACTCGAAGACTGACTCCAGCGCTACACGTGTCGACGCGATCGGCGCGGCCACGGTGTTGGACGCGGCCGCGACCGTCGCGGTCTTGTGCCACGTGCATCCCGACGCCGACACGATCGGCGCTGGTCTGGCCCTCGCCCTGGTGCTGGATGGCTGCGGCAAGTCCGTCGAGGTCAGCTTCGCGGCCCCCGCAGTACTTCCGGAGTCGTTGCGGTTGCTGCCCGGCGGCCGGCTTCTGGTCGACCCGAAAGCCATTCGTCGTGACGTCGATCTGGTTGTGACCGTGGATATTCCGAGTATCAACCGACTCGGCGACCTGAGCGAGATGGCCGGCGACGGGCAAGAAGTGCTGGTGATCGATCACCATGCCTCCAATCAGTTGTTCGGCACCGTGAATTTCGTTGAGCCGGCCGCGGACTCGACGACGATGATGGTTGCCGAACTGTTCGACGCGTGGGACAAGCCGATCGACGCTGACGTGGCGTACTGCTTGTATGCGGGGCTGACCACCGACACTGGATCGTTCCGGTGGGCCAGCGCGCGGGCCTACCGGTTGGCGGCGCGACTGGTCGAGATCGGCATCGACAACGCCGCGATCACGCGGTCGCTGATGGACACCCACCCGTTCGCATGGCTCGCCATGCTGTCCCGTGTGCTCGGCTCGGCGGAGCTGTTGCCCGACGCCGCCGGTGGTGGTGGTCTGGTGTATGCCGTTGTCACAAACCAGGAATGGGTCAACGCCCGCCCAGAAGAAGTCGAAAGCATC
This genomic window contains:
- a CDS encoding DHH family phosphoesterase; translated protein: MTTINSKTDSSATRVDAIGAATVLDAAATVAVLCHVHPDADTIGAGLALALVLDGCGKSVEVSFAAPAVLPESLRLLPGGRLLVDPKAIRRDVDLVVTVDIPSINRLGDLSEMAGDGQEVLVIDHHASNQLFGTVNFVEPAADSTTMMVAELFDAWDKPIDADVAYCLYAGLTTDTGSFRWASARAYRLAARLVEIGIDNAAITRSLMDTHPFAWLAMLSRVLGSAELLPDAAGGGGLVYAVVTNQEWVNARPEEVESIVDIVRTTQQAEVAAVFKEIEPQQWSVSMRAKAAVDLAAVASTFGGGGHRLAAGYSTTGSADEAVAALSAALG
- the infB gene encoding translation initiation factor IF-2; this encodes MAGKARVHELAKELGVTSKEVLARLGEQGEFVKSASSTVEAPVARRLRESFGGGKPAPEKTSGNGAAAAKPAAKSAAPAAKPAAPKPAAPPAPEPAAPPPAPAPEQPQAGAAPSPARPGPTPGPRPAAPKPAARTPRVGNNPFSSAQPVERPAMPRPQAPRPGAPRPGGASPGNMPPRPAAAGRPPRPGGPRPGGPGGRPGGAPAGGRPGGGGGGGNYRGGGGGGGGGVGAPPGGGGGGFRGRPGGGGGGRPGQRGGAAGAFGRPGGAPRRGRKSKRAKRAEYENMQAPVVGGVRLPHGNGETIRLARGASLSDFAEKIDANPASLVQALFNLGEMVTATQSVGDETLELLGSEMNYVVQVVSPEDEDRELLESFDLTYGEDEGGEEDLEQRPPVVTVMGHVDHGKTRLLDTIRNASVREGEAGGITQHIGAYQVGVDFEGSERLITFIDTPGHEAFTAMRARGAKATDIAILVVAADDGVMPQTVEAINHAQAADVPIVVAVNKIDKEGADPAKIRAQLTEYGLVAEDFGGDTMFVDISAKAGTNIEALEEAVLLTADAALDLRANPDMEAQGVAIEAHLDRGRGPVATVLIQRGTLRVGDSIVAGDAYGRVRRMVDEHGEDVHEALPSRPVQVIGFTSVPGAGDNLLVVDEDRIARQIADRRSARKRNALAARSRKRISLDDLDAALKETSQLNLILKGDNSGTVEALEEALLGIEIDDEVELRVIDRGVGGVTETNVNLASASDAIIIGFNVRAEGKATELANREGVDIRYYSVIYQAIDEIQSALKGMLKPIYEENQLGLAEIRALFRSSKVGIIAGCLVTSGVMRRNAKARLLRDNIVVAENLTVSSLRREKDDVTEVRDGYECGLTLTYSDLKEGDVIETYELVEKERS